The following is a genomic window from Pseudomonadota bacterium.
GGCCAAGGAAAGCTACCTCGTTGCCGAAAACCTGCTCGCCGCGGCGCGCGATACTGGCGCCGACGCCGTGCATCCGGGCTATGGCTTCCTTGCAGAAAACGCTGGGTTTGCCAACGCCGTCGCCGATGCCGGCATGACCTGGATTGGCCCGCGTCCCGAAACCATCGCCGATATGGGCGACAAGGAGCGCGCCCGCATGCTCGCGCATGGCGCTGGCGTGCCGATCGTGCCCGGCAGCGCACGCTTCGCCGTGGGCGACAATGCCGGCCTGGAAGCGGCCGGGGCGGAGATTGGCTTTCCGTTGCTGGTCAAGGCGACGGCGGGCGGCGGCGGCATCGGCATGAAACGCGTGGACGCGGCGGAGGCCCTGGTCGGGACCGTCGAAGCGACCCAGAGCATGGCTGAAAAAGCCTTCGGCAACGGTACGGTTTATCTCGAAAAACTGATCGACCGGCCGCGCCATATCGAGATTCAAGTGTTCGGCCTCGGCGATGGTGGCGCGGTGCATTTATTTGAGCGCGAATGCTCGATCCAGCGGCGCTTTCAAAAGATCATCGAGGAATCGCCCGCACCCGGCCTCGCGCCCGAAACCCGCCAGGCCATGGCCGAAGCGTCGATCGCCTTGACCAAGGCGGAGCGCTATCGGGGCGCCGGCACAATCGAATTCATCATGGCGCCCGACGGTAATTTCTATTTTCTCGAGATGAATACCCGCATCCAGGTCGAGCATCCGGTGACGGAAATGATCACCGGCGAAGATCTGGTCAGTCTGCAATTGCGCCTGGCGCGCGGCGATGATTTGTCGGCGCTCAATCAAAACGACATCAGCACGCGCGGCCACGCCATCGAATGCCGCATCTATGCCGAAAACCCGGCCAAGAATTTTCTGCCCTCACCGGGCCCGCTGGAAATCTTCCGCCCGCCGGCTGAGAGCACAACCATCCGCGTCGATACCGGGTTCAGAGAAGGCGACCAGGTAACCTATTTCTACGACCCGATGATCGCCAAGCTGATCGCTCACGGCGCTGACCGTGCGGCTGCAATCGAGAATATGTTGGCGGCTCTCGGCGAATTCCGTATAGAAGGCATCGTAACGAATATTTCCTTCCTCAAGCGCGTCTTGGCCCATCCGGCATATCTGGATGGAGAGACGCATACCGGTTTTGTCGACCAGCACAAAGCCGAGTTGATGGCGGAATAGACCGCCCGTTCGGGCGGCGCGAAGGAAAGCTAGACCGCTCGTTCAGGGCGGATTGGGGGAAGCTACATATGATTTATGACGAGCCCAAATTTTTGCCCGGCGGCGACCGCTACATCACGGTCGAGTTCGGCAATGAAATGAATCTGGAACTCAATTTCAAGGCCCAGGGGCTGGCCGCTGCGCTGGCGCAATCCGGCACCAAGGGACTGGTGGAATCGGCGCCCTGCTTCGCGACCTTGCTGGTGCATTACGAACCGCGCGACATTTCCTATGACGATATGGTGCGCGAGCTTAAAAGCCTGTGCGCCTCCCTCGGCTCGGCAGAAGAGATTGAGATGGACAGCCGGCTCTTTACCTTCGAGACGCTCTATCTCGATCCCTGGACCAAAGAATGCATCGACGATTACCGCGAAAAAATTAACCCGGACAAGGATTACGATCCAGATTTCGTTGCCCGCCTGAACGGGCTGGAGGATCGCCACCAATTGGTGCGTGTCCATTCGGGCACGGAATATTGGGTCGCGTCGCTCGGCTTCTGGCCCGGCCTGCCGTTCCTGCAACCGCTCGATCCGCGCACCATGATCACCTGCCCTAAATATAATCCACCGCGCACCTGGACGCCGCAAGGCGCGGTTGGCATGGGCGGCTCGGCTTCCTCGATCTATCCGGTGGCGACGCCCGGCGGCTACCAGCTCTTCGGCCGCACGCCAGTGCCGATTTGGGACACCACCAAGCGCTTCGACGTCTTTGCCGGCGATATCGTGCTGTTCCGCCCTGGCGACCGGATCAAATTCGTGCCTGTCACCCGCGACGTTTATGACCAGGCCGAGCGCAAGATCAAAGAGGGCACGTATATCTACAACGTCATCGAGTATCAGAAATTTTCGGTGCGTAATTACAATCAATGGGTCAGCAAGCTCGATAAGAGCGAACGGTTTTAGGAGGGTCCGGATATGTTGGAAGTTATCAAACCCGGCCTGGAAACTTCGATCCAGGACTTCCCCGGCCGCATTGGATATTGGAACCAAGGCTTTCCGCCATCGGGACCGATGGACAGTTGGTCATTCCGCCTGGCCAATATATTGGTTGGTAACGACGCCGGCGCGCCCGGTCTTGAAGCCCAGTTCATGGGCCCGACCCTGAAGTTTCAGAACGATGGCGTGATCGCCGTCACCGGCGCCAATATGGCGCCGAAGGTGGACGGCGAGGAAATCCCGTTGTGGCAGAGCGTTGCCGTCAAAGCTGGCCAAACCCTGGTGATGGGCCCGGCGTTCCAGGGCGCGCGCGGTTATTTCGCCGTCGCCGGCGGCATCGACGCGCCCGAATGGCTGGGCTCGGCAGCGACCTTCCACAAAGCGAGCGTCGGCGGCCTCGACGGCAGCGCCATCAAGGCCGGGCAAGTGCTGCCGGTGAAAGCCGGCACCGGCCAGGCCGGACGCCGGGTAAAGGATTCCTGCCGGCCGAAATTTGCCAGCGACAAACAATGGCAGATCGAAGCGGTGGCCGGGCCAAATGACGATTGGATCGACGAGGCCGGTCATCAACGCTTCCTCACCACGCCGTGGAAACTAGAAGCGCGCAGCGACCGCACCGGCTACCGGCTCGACGGGCCGGATTGGACCTTCACCGAAAAAGCGACCAACAAACCGCCGGAAAACGGCGTGTTCCCGTCCAACATCGTCGACCATGGCTATCCCATGGGCGGGGTTAATCTATGCGGCCAAAAACCCATCATTTTGGTCAATGACGGGCCGTCCATGGGCGGCTTCATTGTCCCCTATACGGTGCCGTCGGCGGCGTTCTGGAAACTCGGCCAGATGAAGCCCAATGAATTTATCAATTTCAACCGGGTCAGCGTTGCCGAAGCGCAGGCGCTCCGCATCGAACTCGACGATCTTTGCGATGAAAATTCTATTGAATCGTAGCAGACCGAATCATAACAGGGAGACCGCAACATGGCAGAACAGGTAATGACCCAGGCGCCCGGCAATGTGTGGAAGGTGCTGGTCAAGGAGGGCGATAGTGTGGCGGTTGGCGATACGCTGTTCATCCTCGAAGTGATGAAGACCGAAGTCCCGCACGACGCCGAATCCGCCGGCAAAATAACCAAGCTGCACATCGCCGAGGAAGACGCCGTCGATGTCGGCCAATTGGCGGTCGAGATCGAATAGCGAGACGACCGCTCTCTGACGACAGCCGATGGCGTGG
Proteins encoded in this region:
- a CDS encoding ATP-grasp domain-containing protein; the protein is MKKVLIANRGEIACRIIKSCQALGLQTVAVHSEADANAKHVAAADEARAIGPSAAKESYLVAENLLAAARDTGADAVHPGYGFLAENAGFANAVADAGMTWIGPRPETIADMGDKERARMLAHGAGVPIVPGSARFAVGDNAGLEAAGAEIGFPLLVKATAGGGGIGMKRVDAAEALVGTVEATQSMAEKAFGNGTVYLEKLIDRPRHIEIQVFGLGDGGAVHLFERECSIQRRFQKIIEESPAPGLAPETRQAMAEASIALTKAERYRGAGTIEFIMAPDGNFYFLEMNTRIQVEHPVTEMITGEDLVSLQLRLARGDDLSALNQNDISTRGHAIECRIYAENPAKNFLPSPGPLEIFRPPAESTTIRVDTGFREGDQVTYFYDPMIAKLIAHGADRAAAIENMLAALGEFRIEGIVTNISFLKRVLAHPAYLDGETHTGFVDQHKAELMAE
- a CDS encoding carboxyltransferase domain-containing protein, which translates into the protein MIYDEPKFLPGGDRYITVEFGNEMNLELNFKAQGLAAALAQSGTKGLVESAPCFATLLVHYEPRDISYDDMVRELKSLCASLGSAEEIEMDSRLFTFETLYLDPWTKECIDDYREKINPDKDYDPDFVARLNGLEDRHQLVRVHSGTEYWVASLGFWPGLPFLQPLDPRTMITCPKYNPPRTWTPQGAVGMGGSASSIYPVATPGGYQLFGRTPVPIWDTTKRFDVFAGDIVLFRPGDRIKFVPVTRDVYDQAERKIKEGTYIYNVIEYQKFSVRNYNQWVSKLDKSERF
- a CDS encoding biotin-dependent carboxyltransferase family protein — its product is MLEVIKPGLETSIQDFPGRIGYWNQGFPPSGPMDSWSFRLANILVGNDAGAPGLEAQFMGPTLKFQNDGVIAVTGANMAPKVDGEEIPLWQSVAVKAGQTLVMGPAFQGARGYFAVAGGIDAPEWLGSAATFHKASVGGLDGSAIKAGQVLPVKAGTGQAGRRVKDSCRPKFASDKQWQIEAVAGPNDDWIDEAGHQRFLTTPWKLEARSDRTGYRLDGPDWTFTEKATNKPPENGVFPSNIVDHGYPMGGVNLCGQKPIILVNDGPSMGGFIVPYTVPSAAFWKLGQMKPNEFINFNRVSVAEAQALRIELDDLCDENSIES
- a CDS encoding acetyl-CoA carboxylase biotin carboxyl carrier protein subunit, whose translation is MAEQVMTQAPGNVWKVLVKEGDSVAVGDTLFILEVMKTEVPHDAESAGKITKLHIAEEDAVDVGQLAVEIE